The Algoriphagus halophilus sequence GAAGATCAATAAACATTTGTATGCTCCTGTAGCCATAGGAGTGTATTTGGATAGGTCAGAGTTTAATAATGAAATGACTTGGTTTTATGAACGTGTAGGAGTGAGGTATCGTTTTGATAACCATATCTTTATGGGTATTCAAATTAAGGCCCATAAAGCAAAAGCAGATTTTTTCGAGTTTACGATGGGTTATACGATTCCGGGTAAAGTTCAATATACCCGTTCCAAATAGCAGATAGATTCCCCATTAATCACAAAATATTTTTATTTGAAGCTGTCATATTTTAGCTTGTGATGATTTACCAAGCCCATTTATGACCAAATCGATAGTAATGCGTGCTTTTGCACTGATCTTAGTTCTATTTTCTTTCAAGATTTCTAATGCACAGTCCGTTTCCTCCTCACTGCTTTATCAGAAATTGCAGCAGATAAAAGAAACGAGACGGGTATTGTATGTTGCCGCACATCCTGATGATGAAAATACACGATTGATCTCTTACCTCTCAAATGGGGAAAATTTGCAGGTAGCCTATTTAAGTATGACTAGGGGAGACGGAGGTCAAAATTTAATTGGGAAGGAATTGGGAGTGGAACTCGGGCAGATTCGAACCCAAGAGTTACTGCAGGCTCGAAAAACAGATGGGGGACGCCAATACTTTTCCAGAGCCATTGATTTTGGATATACAAAAACTCCAAATGAAACTTTTCAAAACTGGGAAAGAAAGGAAGTTCTTTCTGATGTAGTATGGGTGATTAGAAATTTTCAGCCAGATATTATTATTACTCGATTCAATACCATTCCAGGTGGTGGGAATCATGGTCAACATACTACTTCCGCAATTTTAGCAGGAGAGGCTCTTTCAATAGCAGGCGACCCTACTGTATTCCCTGAACAACTTCAATACGTTGATCCTTGGAAGCCCAAAAGGGTATTTTGGAATACCTATAATTTCCGAGGAGAATTTGAAAAAGTAGAAGGCGAGCAATACTTTGAGTTTCCTACAGGAGATTACAATCCATTGTTGGGTGAGACCTACAGCCAAATTGCTGCAGATAGTCGCACCATGCACAAATCTCAAGGGTTTGGAAGTACTCCAAGAAATGGAGGAGCATTGGATCACATACAGTTTGTAGCAGGTGAACCAGCAGAGAACTCTGCTTTTGACGGGGTAATCAACCGTTGGGAAACGCTCCCAGGTGGTCAGGAAATTGAAGCGTTAATCGATCAAGCTTTAGCTTCCTTTGATTTTAAAAACCCTCAAAACAATCTTGATAAATTACTGGCCATTAAAAAGAAATTGACAGGTCTTTCTGACCCAGCTATTTGGGTGAAGGAGAAACTGAAGAGTATTGATGAGTTGATTATATCTTCATTAGGAATAGAAGCTGAATGGATCGTAAATCAAGAGTTAGGGTATCCAGGAGAGGAGATCACCACCACTTTAGAAGTTACTAACCCATCAGATGGTCATTTAAAAGTCCTTTCATTTGAGAATATTGCTGGGGTAAATCGAATTGATAAAAATCTGGATTACAATGTGCTAATGGAGGTAGATCAGCAGATTGTCCTTCCTTCAGATGTCCCTCTTTCCCAACCTTATTGGTTAAAAGAACCAACCGATGGAGCACTTTATGAGGTAAAGAATCAACTTGATATTGGAAAGCCCTTTGATGACAATCAGCTCCAAGGAATTTTGACTTTGGAATACAAAGGGAATCCAATTTCCATAAGCCTTCCCTTAACCTATAAATACAATAGCAGGGTAGATGGAGAAGTAAATCAACCTTTCACGGTGGTTCCAAAAATTGACCTATCTGTGTCCAAAGAAAATGTCATTTTGGTGGACGGGGTAGATCAGGATTTTTCAGTGACAGTTCATTTTTCGGATGAATTGGAAGAAGGAGAATTGACGTTTGAAAATCTGGAGAAGAGTCAATATTCCATCACTTCGGTAGAAACCAATGAATTGAATAAAGAGAAAGTATACCAGGTATTGTTTACGTTGGGGAGCAATCAGAAATTGACTGTGACGGCTAATTATGTCACTGAATCGGGTGAGGTTTATAATCAAACAACGAATCGAATTTCTTATAGTCATATTCCCAACTTGACCTACTTTAGCCCTTCTTCAATTAATTTGATTAAAGCAGATTGGGAAATATCCGGAGATAAAATTGGCTATATTGAAGGTGCTGGTGATGATGTACCTAGTGTGTTAAGTTCTTTGGGATACCAAGTCGCTACGATTGGTTCAACTGATTATTCTTTGGATTATTTAAGCCAGTTCAAAGCGGTAGTCGTTGGAATTCGAGCCTATAATACCAATACTGATTTAATTGAAAATCAGAAGATATTGATGGACTATGTCGCCCAAGGCGGTAATGTGATCGTTCAATACAATACCACCGGTGGATTGTTATCTGAAGATATGGGGCCTTATCCATTCCAGTTGAGTAGAGATCGGGTTACTGTAGAGAATTCTCCTTTCAAGGCAGACTGGAGCCACCCTATACTAGCTGGTCCTAATAAGATAGAGGAAGCTGATTTTGAAGGTTGGGTTCAGGAAAGAGGCTTGTATTTTGTGACCGATATTTCAGAGCAATACAGCACTCCTTTGCAATTTCAAGATCCGGATGAACCCTTTATGAATGGCTCACTGATCTATGCAGAATATGGAAAAGGGCATTATGTGTATACGGGAATTTCCTTTTTCAGGGAATTACCAGCTGGGGTTCCAGGTGCAATAAAATTATTCATAAACTTAATCGAACAATAGTTTTGGAAGAGAAACCGATACGTTGGAAAAACTTATACGTAGGACTATTGGCTAGCCTATTAATAATTATTGCATTGTTCACCTGGATTCAAAATGCCTTCTCATGAGTTTAATCGATTGGATAGTTTTATTTGGAACCTTGGGAACCATTGCTGCTTATGGAGTTTATAAAACCTACCAACAGAACAGTTTAGATTCCTACCTGAGAGGGAAACATTCCATGAATTGGTGGACCATTGGTTTGTCAATTATGGCGACTCAAGCGTCTGCTATTACATTTTTAAGTACTCCAGGTCAGGCATATGAGGATGGAATGCGTTTTATTCAGTTCTATTTTGGATTGCCTCTGGCGATGATTATTATTTCGGTAAGCTTTATTCCTATTTACTATAAACTAAAGGTTTATACTGCTTATGAATATTTAGAAAATCGCTTTGACCTCAAGACCAGAACTTTAGCAGCCTTATTGTTTATTATTCAAAGAGGATTAGCTGCAGGGATTACGATTTATGCCCCCGCGATCATCCTATCCACTCTATTGGGCTGGAATTTAACGTGGACCAATATTTTGATAGGAACTTTGGTAATCGCTTACACGGTTTCCGGAGGTACTGAGGCGGTATCCATTACCCAAAAGCAGCAAATGGCTGTGATGATGGGAGGAATGATCCTCGCAGGAATTATAGTAATCCAAATGCTTCCTATTTCTTTTCAGGAAGCGATGCATGTAGCGGGAAAGATGGACCGCTTAAACATGGTCAATTTTGAATTTGATCTAGCGGACCGATACAATGTTTGGTCAGGGATGACTGCTGCAGTTTTTCTGTTCCTATCCTATTTTGGAACAGATCAAAGCCAAGTGCAACGCTACCTTTCTGGACAGACTCTTTCTCAAAGTAGGATGGGGCTGATTATGAATGGCTTTCTTAAAATTCCAATGCAGTTTGTCATCTTGTTTATTGGCGTGATGGTATTTGTTTTTTACCAGTTTTATCAACCTCCAGTAGTATTTAACAAAGTCCAAACCGACAAATTAAGAGAGAGTGAATATGCTGCGGATTTTGAGCTTTTAGAAGAAAAATATACTGCCAATTTTGATGAAAGTAAGGCTACGTATCAGGAATTACTTTCCGCGATCGATCGGAAAGACGTGGCATCTGAAAATCAAATTCAACAAGAATTAAAAGTTCTAAAAGAAGAACAAAAACAGATCCGGGATGAGGTCAAGGAATTAATTGTTACGAATGATCCGGTTGCTGAAACCAGAGATACAGACTACGTGTTTATGCGATTTGTCATGGATAACCTGCCCAAAGGGGTCATTGGATTATTGTTTGCTGTGATCTTCTCTGCGGCCATGTCTTCCAGTGCTTCGGAATTGAATTCATTAGGTTCTACCAGTACCATTGATTTATATAAGCGATCCATAAAAAAGAATGCTTCTGACAAGCATTATTTACATTCATCTAAATTCTTTACAGCTTTTTGGGGAGTAGGGGCGATTTTATTCGCAACCTATGCCTCTTTGTTTGAGAATCTGATACAAGCCGTTAATTTATTAGGTTCGCTATTCTATGGAACAATCCTAGGGATTTTTATTGTGGGATTTTTCATGAAGTGGATCAAAGGCCAAGCGGTTTTTATTGCCGCTTTGGGCTCTCAGGCGCTTATTCTGCTAATCCATTTTAGAAATGGCCTAGGGTTATTTGATTTTGTCTGGAACATAGGCTTTTTATGGTACAATGCGATCGGTTGTTTGGCTGTCATGTTATTTGCAGCTATTGGCCAATTGATGGTTAAAAAGTAAAACAGAAAGAAAAGTGAAATTCAAAAAAAGGGAATTATCGTTTCGATAATTCCCTTTTTTATTCCCTCTTGCTTCATTATTTCAGGGATTGAATCAATCGTTCATTTAAACCTACATAATCTGGATTTTGAGCCTCCTCAGCCAAATCAATGGATTCTTTAGCAGATTCAATGGCTTCAGTTTTTAGACCCAATGCAACTTCTATTTTAGCCTTCAAGTGGTAGGCCCAATATTTAGGGTCAGTCTGTACGGATTCCTGAATCCATTCATAGGCTTTATTTAAATCTCTTCCCGTATTCAGGTAATAGCTTGAAGCTTCGTAGAGCAAGGAAGGGTTGTCAGTATCCTGATCTAAAACATATTCTTTAATCTGGGCCATAACAATGGGGTCTGAATCCATGGAAATATGGAAACTTGCGCTGGTTTGATCCCAAGCCATCATTAGGTCAGCTCCTTTATCAGTCATATTCGTAAAACTGATTTCGAAGGTCTCATATTCTTTTTTTGTCTTGGTAGGGGTAACATCAAATCGGATTAGATCCTCTTCTGGATTATACCCAATAGCTCCCCAGAGTTTGGTGTTTTTTGACAAAATGATAGTCCAGGATTTTTTGTCAGGAATAGAATACAATGCATACTGCCCTTTTGGAACATCCTTCCCTTGGATTTTAACATCTGTGGAAAAGCTCAAAACAGTAGCTCCATTCGCTCCTGTCCTCCAAATCGCTCCATAAGGAACAAGTTCACCAAATATCTTCCTCCCTTTTTTACTAGGCCGACTGTAGGATACCGTTACGTCTGTTAATCCGACTTTTTGTGCAATCTTGGCAGAGGGTGATGCTTGGGGCATTTCAATTTGCTGTGCAAAGACTTGAAAGTCAGTTACTAGTAGGGTGAATAGTAATAAATTAAGAAAAGCATACTTTTTCATATACAGTAATACGTGTTATGTAAATTAAATCGAATTTTCTCTCAGAATATTTCTAGAAATCCTGTAATTTCATGTAAAATCATGAGCTTTTGTAATGAAAGTATCAGTAATTTCGTTTTTAGTATAGTATAATCAAATGAAACCTATCTAGGTTATATTTTTCAATTATTATGAGTTTAGCTATTATTTGTCCAGGGAAGAACGCTGATCCTTGGATCAAGGTTTTAAAGGATCAAGACCCGGATTTAGAAGTTCAAGTCTATCCTGAAATTAATCATCCGGATTTGGTGGAAGTGGTCATGTTGTGGAACCACCCAGCAGGTATTCTTTCATCTTTTCCAAATTTAAAATTGATCAGTTCCATGGGAGCAGGAGTCGATCATATTTTGAGAGATAAATCTGTGCCAGAAAATATTCCAGTGGTAAGAATTGTGGATGAAAAATTAACATTATCCATGACTAATTATGTCATCATGGGGGTATTGAATTTTCATCGGCAGTTTACAAGGTATCAACAAGATAAAAAGCGGAAAGTTTGGGATATGAGCAATCCCGAAATAGACGTTAAAGTTGGTGTGATGGGAGTGGGAGCTCTGGGGGGTGATGTATTGGAAAAACTTGCATTTATGGGATTTGATGTGGTCGGTTTTGGGTTCTCAGAAAAAGAGGATTTTCCATATCCCTATTATTCCCAGGGCCAATTGAGTGAATTTTTAGAAACAGTAAATGTACTTGTTTGTCTTTTGCCTTTGACACCCGATACAGAAGGGATTTTAAATATTGATTTATTTAAACTTTGTAAGAAAGGAACCTTTCTGATTAATGTAGCAAGAGGGAAACATTTAATAGAGGAGGACTTGATCATCGCCTTGGATAAGGGGTACCTCTCTGGTGCGCTTTTGGATGTATTCAGAACGGAGCCTCTGCCCAAAGAGCATCCTTTTTGGGAGGATGAAAGGATTCTATTCACGCCACATATTGCCAGCGTAACCAATCCTAGTGCTGCTGCTCCACAGGTGGTAGATAACATACGAAGAATACAAACCAACAAGCCATTGAATAACCTTGTTATTCGAAAAAGAGGCTATTAAAATTTTTAACTATGTCCAAAACTTTTACAATTATTTGCCCTACAGATTTTTCAGAATGTTCTTTAAATGCAATTGAATATGCAGCAAAATTGGGGGAGTTTTACCAAGCAGACTTGCTGCTTTTCCATGTTTTAAATAAAAAGGACTATGAAAAGCTTTCACCTTTGGATTCGAAAGGTTACCATCAAGAAGAATTCATCAAAGAAAAAATGATCAATCTCCAGCAAGCTATTTTAAAGGAGAGTTTACCTAAGGGATTAAAAAGCTGCTTGATCTCCTATAAAAATGGAAAGATTGTTCCCTCAACTTTGGCGGAGACAGAACACATCAAAGCAGATATGATAGTGATGGGGACTGAAGGGACTAATGATTTAAGAGAGCATATTATAGGTTCGAAAACCAGTAAAATTGTTGAGGAAGCCAGTACAGATGTATTTGTGGTTCCAAGAAAAGTATTTTTCAAAAAGCCCCGAAAAATGGTATATGCATCTGATTATCTGGAAGAGGATAAAATTGCCATTCAAAAGGTCATAGAAATGGCTCAGTTTTTTGATTCTGAGATCGATATAGTCCATGTAAGTAGTACCCACAAAGCCATTGATAAATCTCTGCATAAAGAAATGGTCAATGAAATCTCTCCATTTGTAAAATATGATAAAGTCAGTTTTGTACTGAAATCCTATCGGGATGACTTGGCTTTGGGTTTGGAAAATTACCTGCAAACTTCCAAAGGGGATGTTTTGGTAACATTGAGTAAAAAGAAATCTTTTTTTGATCAGATCTTCGCAAAAAATCTTTCAAAAAAAATGGCTTATTTCATCAATAAGCCATTATGGGTCATCAAATCTCTTTAACTATTTCTTTTTAAAAATTCCTTGGATAAAATCTTTGAATTCTGACCGTGTCTTCGGATCTGTAAAAAGTGATCCCAATGTTCGGAAATAATAAGATACAGTGATCTTTTTAGGAATTTCCTGAGGTTCATTAGGAGCTTTTCCTGTGTTTTCTATAGGAGGGGTAGGAGGTGTTTCAGGTTTTGATTCAGGTTGAGGCCTGCCTACCAGGTCATCTGCTTTTTGAAAGCTTTTTTGAGAACGTTCTTTGTAACCTAGTTTCTCTTCGACAAGTCCCTTATTGTTGAAGGAAACTGCATCTTCTGGATCTAACTCAATTGCTTTTTCATAATCTTCAATCGCTCCTTTAAGATCCCCGATTCTATCTTTAAAGTATGCCCTGCTGCTATACCTGTAAGGGTTTTTAGGGTCAAGATTTGCGGCACGATCAAATTCTGCCAAAGCTTCTTCATCTCTTTTCAATAGATGAAGAACTACTGCTCTATCTGAGATATAATTTGTATTGTAGGGGTCTAACTCAATGATGATATCAAAATCGGCCATTGCCTCTTGGGTTTTTCCTAATCTAGATAATATCCTACCCCTGAAAAGGTGAAATTCTGGATTTTTCTCTGAATTGGATATCAAGCTATTAAAGAGGGACAGTGCCTCTTCAAATTTACCTGCTTTGTATAATTCTATTCCTGCCTCGAAAGTCATTCTTTTATTTTTATTCAGTAATACAAAGTTAAGACAGGAATAGTTTACCAAATAATCTTTCTGATGTTTTTGCACCCAAACCAATCAGCCTATTATCTTTAAGCTTTAGAGTTAGTATTATTCATGGCCCAATCACCCCAAGCTGTACTTAAAGATCTTAAAGCGAAAAAGTTTGCTCCCATTTACTTTCTAGATGGAGATGAGCCCTTTTACATCGATCAAATCACCGAGTATATTGAAAAGAATGCCATCGCCGAACATGAGCGTGGATTTAATCAAGTGGTTTTGTATGGAAAAGACAGTAATGTTGGACTTATACTGAATAATGCCAGGAAGTTTCCAATGATGGCAGAGCGCCAAGTGGTGATTGTAAAGGAGGCTCAAAGTTTACCGGATTTAGGAAAAGAAGAATCCCAGAAACTATTGATCAATTATTCCCAA is a genomic window containing:
- a CDS encoding 2-hydroxyacid dehydrogenase, whose protein sequence is MSLAIICPGKNADPWIKVLKDQDPDLEVQVYPEINHPDLVEVVMLWNHPAGILSSFPNLKLISSMGAGVDHILRDKSVPENIPVVRIVDEKLTLSMTNYVIMGVLNFHRQFTRYQQDKKRKVWDMSNPEIDVKVGVMGVGALGGDVLEKLAFMGFDVVGFGFSEKEDFPYPYYSQGQLSEFLETVNVLVCLLPLTPDTEGILNIDLFKLCKKGTFLINVARGKHLIEEDLIIALDKGYLSGALLDVFRTEPLPKEHPFWEDERILFTPHIASVTNPSAAAPQVVDNIRRIQTNKPLNNLVIRKRGY
- a CDS encoding universal stress protein, giving the protein MSKTFTIICPTDFSECSLNAIEYAAKLGEFYQADLLLFHVLNKKDYEKLSPLDSKGYHQEEFIKEKMINLQQAILKESLPKGLKSCLISYKNGKIVPSTLAETEHIKADMIVMGTEGTNDLREHIIGSKTSKIVEEASTDVFVVPRKVFFKKPRKMVYASDYLEEDKIAIQKVIEMAQFFDSEIDIVHVSSTHKAIDKSLHKEMVNEISPFVKYDKVSFVLKSYRDDLALGLENYLQTSKGDVLVTLSKKKSFFDQIFAKNLSKKMAYFINKPLWVIKSL
- a CDS encoding tetratricopeptide repeat protein, which translates into the protein MTFEAGIELYKAGKFEEALSLFNSLISNSEKNPEFHLFRGRILSRLGKTQEAMADFDIIIELDPYNTNYISDRAVVLHLLKRDEEALAEFDRAANLDPKNPYRYSSRAYFKDRIGDLKGAIEDYEKAIELDPEDAVSFNNKGLVEEKLGYKERSQKSFQKADDLVGRPQPESKPETPPTPPIENTGKAPNEPQEIPKKITVSYYFRTLGSLFTDPKTRSEFKDFIQGIFKKK
- a CDS encoding DUF2911 domain-containing protein, whose translation is MPQASPSAKIAQKVGLTDVTVSYSRPSKKGRKIFGELVPYGAIWRTGANGATVLSFSTDVKIQGKDVPKGQYALYSIPDKKSWTIILSKNTKLWGAIGYNPEEDLIRFDVTPTKTKKEYETFEISFTNMTDKGADLMMAWDQTSASFHISMDSDPIVMAQIKEYVLDQDTDNPSLLYEASSYYLNTGRDLNKAYEWIQESVQTDPKYWAYHLKAKIEVALGLKTEAIESAKESIDLAEEAQNPDYVGLNERLIQSLK
- a CDS encoding sodium:solute symporter; translated protein: MSLIDWIVLFGTLGTIAAYGVYKTYQQNSLDSYLRGKHSMNWWTIGLSIMATQASAITFLSTPGQAYEDGMRFIQFYFGLPLAMIIISVSFIPIYYKLKVYTAYEYLENRFDLKTRTLAALLFIIQRGLAAGITIYAPAIILSTLLGWNLTWTNILIGTLVIAYTVSGGTEAVSITQKQQMAVMMGGMILAGIIVIQMLPISFQEAMHVAGKMDRLNMVNFEFDLADRYNVWSGMTAAVFLFLSYFGTDQSQVQRYLSGQTLSQSRMGLIMNGFLKIPMQFVILFIGVMVFVFYQFYQPPVVFNKVQTDKLRESEYAADFELLEEKYTANFDESKATYQELLSAIDRKDVASENQIQQELKVLKEEQKQIRDEVKELIVTNDPVAETRDTDYVFMRFVMDNLPKGVIGLLFAVIFSAAMSSSASELNSLGSTSTIDLYKRSIKKNASDKHYLHSSKFFTAFWGVGAILFATYASLFENLIQAVNLLGSLFYGTILGIFIVGFFMKWIKGQAVFIAALGSQALILLIHFRNGLGLFDFVWNIGFLWYNAIGCLAVMLFAAIGQLMVKK
- a CDS encoding PIG-L family deacetylase, which produces MRAFALILVLFSFKISNAQSVSSSLLYQKLQQIKETRRVLYVAAHPDDENTRLISYLSNGENLQVAYLSMTRGDGGQNLIGKELGVELGQIRTQELLQARKTDGGRQYFSRAIDFGYTKTPNETFQNWERKEVLSDVVWVIRNFQPDIIITRFNTIPGGGNHGQHTTSAILAGEALSIAGDPTVFPEQLQYVDPWKPKRVFWNTYNFRGEFEKVEGEQYFEFPTGDYNPLLGETYSQIAADSRTMHKSQGFGSTPRNGGALDHIQFVAGEPAENSAFDGVINRWETLPGGQEIEALIDQALASFDFKNPQNNLDKLLAIKKKLTGLSDPAIWVKEKLKSIDELIISSLGIEAEWIVNQELGYPGEEITTTLEVTNPSDGHLKVLSFENIAGVNRIDKNLDYNVLMEVDQQIVLPSDVPLSQPYWLKEPTDGALYEVKNQLDIGKPFDDNQLQGILTLEYKGNPISISLPLTYKYNSRVDGEVNQPFTVVPKIDLSVSKENVILVDGVDQDFSVTVHFSDELEEGELTFENLEKSQYSITSVETNELNKEKVYQVLFTLGSNQKLTVTANYVTESGEVYNQTTNRISYSHIPNLTYFSPSSINLIKADWEISGDKIGYIEGAGDDVPSVLSSLGYQVATIGSTDYSLDYLSQFKAVVVGIRAYNTNTDLIENQKILMDYVAQGGNVIVQYNTTGGLLSEDMGPYPFQLSRDRVTVENSPFKADWSHPILAGPNKIEEADFEGWVQERGLYFVTDISEQYSTPLQFQDPDEPFMNGSLIYAEYGKGHYVYTGISFFRELPAGVPGAIKLFINLIEQ